The Primulina eburnea isolate SZY01 chromosome 6, ASM2296580v1, whole genome shotgun sequence genome contains a region encoding:
- the LOC140833377 gene encoding CASP-like protein 1, which translates to MATTETTEKVAREPEKAPPPPPQMKTSGDAVPTRYFALLEVVLRFLLFASALVAVLVIVTSKQTELVPISPFPPFPLALRDAKFNQSPAYIYFVAALSVTGLYAVISTLLSFYSLLKPGCFTKALSHFVIIDVLLLGIVASATGAAGAVAYIGLKGNSHAGWMKVCNIYDKICRHFGASVALSLFGSIVLVLLVLLSVYALSKKIPK; encoded by the exons ATGGCGACCACGGAGACAACCGAAAAGGTGGCGCGAGAGCCCGAAAAggcgccgccgccgccgccacaGATGAAAACTTCGGGGGATGCGGTGCCTACCAGGTACTTTGCATTGCTTGAGGTTGTGCTGAGATTCTTGTTGTTTGCTTCGGCACTCGTGGCTGTGTTGGTGATTGTTACAAGCAAGCAAACGGAGCTGGTTCCAATATCGCCATTTCCGCCATTTCCTTTGGCCCTAAGGGATGCGAAATTTAATCAATCCCCAGCATACAT ATACTTTGTAGCAGCACTCTCAGTTACAGGCTTATATGCCGTCATCTCCACTCTATTATCCTTCTACTCCCTTCTCAAGCCTGGCTGCTTCACAAAGGCACTGTCTCATTTTGTCATAATCGACGTG CTGCTGTTAGGAATTGTGGCTTCAGCGACTGGAGCGGCCGGTGCAGTCGCTTACATAGGTTTGAAGGGCAACTCCCATGCTGGCTGGATGAAAGTGTGCAACATATATGATAAGATCTGCAGGCACTTTGGAGCTTCTGTGGCTCTCTCCTTGTTTGGATCCATCGTACTTGTGTTGCTTGTTTTGCTCTCCGTCTACGCCTTGTCCAAGAAAATACCGAAATAG